One Lacunisphaera limnophila DNA window includes the following coding sequences:
- a CDS encoding TolC family protein: MKSLMRLPSLLLVGASLLATLPVAAQLNDGKPDPDYTVPERLDLDYALAYALDNNFTIRQAKERIRQQEGILLEVRSGLIPNVSAGAGYSRNSDDVSSNGRDYAWSVDITARQILYAGGGVTANVRSQQLALEAATLALRAVINDALVDVRIRFFTVLLNREKIKVQEQNTELLQRQLQDVKNRFEAGTVSNFEVLRAEVALANAQPALISARNDYRLGIEELRQALGYVAESEPNVAKVPEFLGTLEFKPTTFDLRSALGAAREQRPDLLRLAKLTAAAEEGIVRSRAGRLPSVSAFGSYDWRRSPISSPRSSLDGWTVGLQSSWDIFDGRATTGRIAQARSFLEQTKLALAEAQLSVDVEVRRAISTFQQATELAEASKKVVEQAEEAVRLANARYAAGTATQLDVLTSQVDLTTARLNQVQAYYSHNVAVASVRNAMGLADEAFPTKELTYP, translated from the coding sequence ATGAAATCCCTTATGCGCCTGCCCAGTCTACTTCTTGTGGGAGCGAGCCTGCTCGCGACTCTCCCGGTCGCGGCCCAGCTCAACGATGGCAAGCCCGACCCGGACTACACGGTCCCGGAACGGCTGGACCTCGATTACGCCCTGGCCTACGCCCTCGATAACAACTTCACGATCCGGCAGGCCAAGGAGCGCATCCGCCAGCAGGAAGGCATCCTGCTGGAGGTCCGCTCCGGCCTGATCCCGAACGTGTCCGCCGGGGCCGGCTACTCGCGCAACTCCGATGACGTCTCCAGCAACGGCCGGGACTACGCCTGGTCGGTGGACATCACCGCCCGCCAGATCCTCTACGCTGGCGGCGGGGTCACCGCCAATGTGCGGAGCCAGCAACTCGCGCTCGAGGCGGCCACGCTCGCCCTGCGCGCCGTCATCAACGACGCCCTGGTGGACGTCCGCATCCGTTTCTTCACCGTGCTGCTCAACCGTGAGAAGATCAAGGTGCAGGAGCAGAACACCGAGCTGCTGCAGCGCCAGTTGCAGGACGTGAAGAACCGCTTCGAGGCCGGCACGGTCTCGAACTTCGAGGTGCTCCGCGCCGAGGTCGCCCTCGCCAACGCCCAGCCCGCCCTCATCTCGGCCCGCAACGACTACCGCCTGGGCATCGAGGAGCTGCGCCAGGCGCTGGGTTACGTCGCCGAGAGCGAGCCCAACGTCGCGAAGGTCCCCGAGTTCCTCGGCACCCTCGAGTTCAAGCCGACCACCTTCGACCTGCGGTCCGCCCTGGGGGCCGCGCGCGAACAGCGCCCCGACCTGCTCCGCCTCGCCAAGCTGACCGCCGCCGCGGAGGAGGGGATCGTTCGCAGCCGCGCCGGCCGCCTGCCGAGCGTTTCCGCCTTCGGTTCCTATGACTGGCGCCGCTCGCCGATTTCCAGCCCCCGCTCCTCGCTCGATGGCTGGACGGTCGGCCTGCAGTCCAGCTGGGACATCTTCGACGGCCGCGCCACCACGGGCCGCATCGCCCAGGCCCGCTCCTTCCTGGAGCAGACCAAGCTGGCCCTGGCTGAGGCCCAGCTCAGCGTCGATGTCGAGGTGCGCCGCGCCATCTCCACCTTCCAGCAGGCCACCGAACTGGCCGAGGCTTCCAAGAAAGTGGTCGAACAGGCCGAGGAGGCCGTCCGTCTGGCCAATGCCCGCTATGCCGCCGGCACGGCCACCCAGCTGGATGTGCTGACCTCGCAGGTCGACCTGACCACCGCCCGCCTCAATCAGGTGCAGGCCTATTACAGCCACAACGTCGCGGTCGCTTCCGTGCGCAACGCCATGGGCCTGGCCGACGAGGCTTTCCCCACCAAGGAGCTGACGTATCCCTGA
- a CDS encoding efflux RND transporter permease subunit, with translation MPSKSFTDLFIRKPVIALVVNIVILVVGVVSYFELNTRQYPRSDSAVVNVNTVYFGASADTVRGYITTQLERAIASADGIDYIESTSSAGFSSIKVFLRLNYDSNAALAQISAKLDQVRNELPPESESPTISVETSDSEFASMYLSFYSDDLDQNQITDYLNRMVQPRLAAIKGIQKADVLGGRVFAMRVWLKPEELAARGLSPAEVRAALQANNALAAVGATKGSMISVSLVADTDLKNVEQFRQLVVAEKNGTLIRLEDVADVVLGAESYDEEVRFGGKTATFMGLWVLPTESTVEVMQRVREAFPDIQASLPAGLNGMIAYDATQYIEDALHEIVKTLTETLLIVTLVIFLFMGSLRSVIIPIVAMPLSLVGAMFLMLAFGFTINLLTLLAIVLAVGIVVDDAIVVVENVERHIREGLTPIDAAIAGARELVGPVISMTITLSAVYAPIAFQGGLTGALFREFAMTLAGAVAVSGFVALTLSPMMSAYLLKGGDAEEKGLAGTINHLFDRVRDRYEKIIGASLGWVPVTITAATLLTLLLVPFFLLAQRELAPKEDQGVVFSLMIPSPTATIDQNMIYAQEVQKMFEQVPEYDNSFQITGARFGFSGIILKPWSERSRNTTQIEESLQGPAAAVSGLNVVVTSPDPLPAGGSMPIDFVVRSTADHREMEEFAQKLALFANTEANAGGGAPTFYFADTDLRFDLPQVEIEIDKDKVAAMGLNLSDVARDLGSMLGGGYVNRFVNDGRSYRVIPQVERGQRLNAEQLLDYHIRGPQGQLIPLSTIATLKETVQPRTLNRFQQLNSVKIQGVGPSVDLALKKLEAKAKEILPAGYSIDYGGQSRQLRYEGNALWSAGALALILIFLVLAAQFNSFRDPFVILLGSVPLALVGAMLPIFLWQTSLNIYSQIGLITLVGLIAKNGILIVEFANSLQEQGVAKAVAIRRAAATRLRPVLMTSAATVFGHLMLIFVNGPGAAARNSIGWVLVVGMAVGSLFTLYVVPAFYMLIARDHAKAARPAPTSVVAEPVLAK, from the coding sequence ATGCCGTCCAAAAGCTTCACCGATCTTTTCATCCGCAAGCCGGTCATCGCGCTTGTCGTCAACATCGTCATCCTCGTCGTCGGCGTCGTCTCCTACTTCGAGCTGAACACCCGCCAGTACCCCCGCAGCGACAGCGCGGTGGTCAACGTCAACACGGTGTATTTCGGCGCCAGCGCCGACACGGTGCGCGGCTACATCACCACGCAGCTGGAACGCGCCATCGCGAGCGCCGACGGCATCGACTACATCGAGTCCACCAGCAGCGCCGGCTTCAGCTCCATCAAGGTCTTTCTCCGGCTGAACTACGACTCCAACGCCGCGCTCGCCCAGATCAGCGCCAAGCTCGACCAGGTCCGCAACGAGCTGCCGCCCGAGTCCGAGTCGCCCACGATCAGTGTCGAGACCAGTGACAGCGAGTTCGCCTCGATGTACCTGAGCTTCTACTCCGACGATCTGGACCAGAACCAGATCACCGACTACCTGAACCGCATGGTTCAGCCCCGCCTGGCCGCCATCAAGGGCATCCAGAAGGCCGACGTGCTCGGCGGACGCGTGTTCGCCATGCGCGTCTGGCTCAAGCCCGAGGAACTCGCCGCCCGCGGCCTCAGCCCGGCCGAGGTCCGCGCCGCGCTCCAGGCCAACAATGCGCTCGCCGCCGTCGGCGCCACCAAGGGCTCCATGATCAGCGTCAGCCTGGTGGCCGACACCGACCTGAAGAACGTCGAGCAATTCCGCCAGCTGGTGGTGGCCGAGAAGAACGGCACCCTTATCCGCCTGGAGGACGTCGCCGACGTTGTCCTCGGTGCCGAAAGCTACGACGAGGAGGTCCGCTTCGGCGGCAAGACCGCCACCTTCATGGGCCTGTGGGTACTGCCCACCGAGAGCACCGTCGAGGTCATGCAGCGCGTCCGCGAGGCCTTCCCCGACATCCAGGCCAGCCTGCCGGCGGGCCTCAACGGCATGATCGCCTATGACGCCACCCAGTACATCGAGGATGCGCTCCACGAGATCGTGAAGACGCTCACCGAGACCCTGCTGATCGTCACCCTCGTGATCTTCCTCTTCATGGGCTCCCTGCGCTCCGTCATCATCCCGATCGTGGCCATGCCGCTCTCGCTGGTCGGCGCCATGTTTCTGATGCTGGCCTTCGGCTTCACCATCAACCTGCTCACCCTGCTGGCCATCGTGCTGGCGGTCGGCATCGTGGTCGACGACGCCATCGTCGTTGTGGAAAACGTGGAACGTCACATCCGCGAGGGTCTGACCCCGATTGACGCCGCCATTGCCGGCGCCCGGGAGCTCGTCGGCCCCGTCATCTCGATGACCATCACGCTCTCGGCCGTCTATGCCCCGATCGCCTTCCAGGGCGGCCTGACCGGCGCGCTGTTCCGCGAATTCGCCATGACCCTCGCCGGTGCCGTCGCGGTGTCGGGCTTCGTTGCCCTCACGCTCTCGCCGATGATGAGCGCCTACCTGCTCAAGGGCGGCGACGCCGAGGAGAAGGGCCTGGCCGGCACCATCAACCACCTCTTCGACCGCGTGCGCGACCGCTACGAGAAGATCATCGGCGCCAGCCTCGGCTGGGTGCCGGTGACCATCACCGCGGCCACGCTCCTGACCCTGCTGCTCGTTCCTTTCTTCCTCCTCGCCCAGCGCGAGCTGGCGCCGAAGGAGGACCAGGGCGTGGTTTTCAGTCTGATGATCCCGTCGCCCACCGCGACGATCGACCAGAACATGATCTACGCCCAGGAGGTGCAGAAGATGTTCGAGCAGGTGCCGGAGTATGACAACTCCTTCCAGATCACCGGCGCGCGTTTCGGGTTCTCCGGCATCATCCTGAAGCCGTGGTCGGAGCGCAGTCGCAACACGACCCAGATCGAGGAGTCGCTGCAGGGCCCGGCCGCCGCCGTCTCCGGCCTGAATGTGGTCGTGACCTCGCCCGACCCGCTGCCCGCCGGTGGTTCCATGCCCATCGACTTCGTGGTCCGCTCGACCGCCGACCACCGCGAGATGGAGGAGTTCGCCCAAAAGCTCGCCCTCTTTGCCAACACCGAGGCCAACGCCGGGGGCGGCGCGCCCACGTTCTACTTTGCTGACACCGATCTCCGCTTCGACCTGCCGCAGGTCGAGATCGAGATCGACAAGGACAAGGTGGCCGCGATGGGCCTCAATCTCTCCGACGTCGCCCGCGACCTCGGCTCGATGCTCGGCGGTGGCTACGTCAACCGCTTCGTCAACGACGGCCGCAGCTACCGCGTCATCCCGCAGGTCGAGCGCGGCCAGCGGCTCAACGCCGAGCAGCTGCTCGACTACCACATCCGCGGCCCGCAGGGTCAGCTGATCCCGCTGTCCACCATCGCCACGCTCAAGGAGACGGTGCAGCCCCGCACGCTCAACCGCTTCCAGCAGCTGAACTCCGTGAAGATCCAGGGCGTCGGCCCGAGCGTCGATCTCGCGCTCAAGAAACTCGAGGCCAAGGCCAAGGAAATCCTTCCGGCCGGCTATTCGATCGATTACGGCGGTCAGTCCCGCCAGCTCCGCTACGAGGGCAACGCCCTCTGGTCCGCCGGCGCGCTGGCGCTGATCCTGATCTTCCTCGTGCTCGCGGCGCAGTTCAACAGCTTCCGCGACCCGTTCGTGATCCTGCTCGGCTCGGTGCCGCTCGCGCTTGTCGGCGCCATGTTGCCGATCTTCCTCTGGCAGACCTCGCTGAACATCTACTCGCAGATCGGCCTCATCACGCTCGTCGGCCTCATCGCCAAGAACGGCATCCTGATCGTGGAGTTTGCCAACAGCCTCCAGGAACAGGGGGTGGCCAAGGCCGTCGCCATCCGTCGCGCCGCCGCCACCCGTCTGCGGCCCGTGCTGATGACCTCCGCCGCGACCGTGTTCGGCCATCTCATGCTGATCTTCGTCAACGGCCCCGGTGCCGCCGCCCGCAACAGCATCGGCTGGGTGCTCGTCGTCGGCATGGCCGTCGGCTCGCTGTTCACGCTCTATGTCGTGCCGGCCTTCTACATGCTCATCGCCCGCGACCACGCCAAAGCGGCCCGGCCGGCCCCCACGTCCGTGGTTGCCGAACCGGTCCTGGCCAAGTAA